A region of the Lycium barbarum isolate Lr01 chromosome 1, ASM1917538v2, whole genome shotgun sequence genome:
TGAATACACTCCTACCAAAAGAACCTTCATTGGTAAGAAAACGCAATTCAAAATTTAGCCCATAAATTTATCATATGTCCAACCAATCCCAGTCTGAGCGAATTGAGCCGGACATATATTCAATAACAGGCCATTTTTACATAATTGAAGTTGGTCCATTTAAAAATTTGGACAAATTTGAATTGCACATGTGTAGCCTGAATTGACCCGTAAGAGACCTAATTGAATCATTGAAAAGCTTTTTCTTTCGACTTTAGTTTGTTTGATATAGTCACGATTAATAAACGGAAACGCTTTTATTATCTTGATTTAGTACTTAAACAAATTATGAAAAAATAATTTTACCTTGGACAGATTGAATTATGACTAATTAATTAGATCAAATTGAGTTTACTCTTTTCTTTCCCTTCTTATATTCCtctttcttccaatttaattaacttcctcctttctttttctttttgttcttttttttttctactgtACTTTTTAGGCGTAAGTTAGCCACGGGTGGATCAATTCTTGAAGTCAATCCTTTGCTGTCGGACCAAAATCTCGGATTTAATTTAacgttgttgcaacttctttgcTAGGTTTCCTTTCTTCACTGTCCCAACAAGTTTCAATCATGAACCGTTTCTTGAAAAATTTCACTGTGAGTGATTTATTAACTTGTAAAATTTTCAAAGGTCTCATTTTTAACCAAGAAATTGATATTTTGGTCTGATTTTCTCTTGCAGCTTGGTGGGGTTAGGGAGTTTTCTATGCAAAATGCAAGAAATGGAAATACCCAAAGCCTAAAAATAGAAGGGATTAAAGATATAATAGCAGTTGCCTCTGGGAAAGGTGGTGTTGGCAAGTCCACTACTGCTGGTACTACTGCTACTACTACTTCTCTTCTCTCTGTTTTGTTTTTAAATTGTGGAATAGGTTAATCTTATGAAATGGACCTGAATAAAGTGGAAAATTGTAGAGGTAACTCTACTaagaatagtttttttttttggttgctgTTAGTACACTTAGTTTTGTGATGCCAAAAGTTCAGGAGTTGCTGATTGAATTAGAGGAGATGACTAATTCAGCTCAGGAAAGCATAAATTTTTTAAacacttagggtgtgtttggtatgaaggaaaatgttttacacgaaaaaatgttttcttggaaagtattttcctgaaaaattagtggatttcttacttattttctggtGTTTAGTAAGTAAGCAGAAAATTTATCGCAgaaatattttatataatttagtcAAACACTatggggttgggggtgggggtggagggTAGGAGTGTGGGGGTGGTGGGAACGGGGGCTatttggggaggggggggggggtgttgaagCATGGGAAGCAGATAACTATTGTGGAATGccacttatggaacttgtttttcctacttcCGTTAGGGGAGTCATTTTCCCAAAAATGTTTTGGGAGAGAATGGAAGAGGGAAGAAGAAGTAGTGAGCTAAAATTGACTGTGTTCATTCATGTCTTAGCATTAACATGTGAGTGTATTTATACAAATTGGAGCAATTGATAGCTATTAAAGGAAGTTATTGAATGGCTATCTAACCCACGTGCTAACTCTAGCAAATTGAGCTAATTGAAAATGAAAGCTAGTTTTTTTATGTATCATATTGCATTCGAACCGGATGCTTGAGATATTTATAGTGGAAACGTTGATCATTCTTTTCTTTCCTATGGTTTCTGATATTGAATTTAACTATGTGTGATGATTTTGAACATTAAATAAAGCTCCATAAATATGATGTACCAATAGTATATTTTGCGTTGGATACTGATTTTAATTTGCTTCCCTGTAATTGTTTGCTGATCAATGACCATGTTTGGTATGCAGTTAATTTGGCTGTTTCACTTGCCAAAAGGTGTCAACTTAAAGTTGGGTTGTTGGACGCGGATATTTATGGGCCTTCAATCCCTTTGATGATGCGACTCCAGGGAAAGCCTGAACTGAGCAACAGTGATGCTTTAACTACCTTCATTTTTAGCATCAACATGCCCTATCCTCCCAGATAGTAGCGTTATTGTTTATCTCTAGTTGTTGTTATTCTTTCTGGTCTTGCTTGCTTATCATGTAATTTGGGCAGATAGGAAGATGATTCCAATTGAAAGCTATGGAGTTAAGTGTATATCAATTGGGTCTCTTGTAGACGAAAGGGAAGCAATTGTGTGGAGAGGGCCTATGGTATGCTTCTGCCTACAAATGATGACTAATATTATAGAATTTAGCACATTTAGGGTCGTTTGGTTGCTCGTTAGGAAATgaattattcatgcattaaaactGGCATAATTAATAATATCATGTTTGGTAGCTTTTCAGTTGCTTTGTATAAAATTTAACACATCACATGCGGTGTTTGGTTTATTATTATAAATAAAACACATATCAGTTATGTatcaatttatgtattatttttgcAGGGTaaaagatggaataactaatacatgattAACTAAatcctgcataactctaaccagaaaccaaacgaccccttaggatTATAAATTGAGTGAAAGATTTGAATGCTTGATAAGACACTTTGAGGTGGTAGAATTTAATTGTCTAAATCCAATTACACTCGAATGTACACTTGCAGGTAATGAAAGCCCTTGAACAGTTGACGAGGGGAGTTGACTGGGGGATCCTAGATGTTCTTGTGATAGATATGCCTCCTGGTACCGGTGATGCTCATATATCTATTTCCCAAAGGCTACAATTATCAGGTATCTCGAGGATTTTTGGATGTACTTCTAAAAGAATTCGATATTGGAAATATACCATGAGGATGAACCTATTGCATCATGTTTAATTTGATGTCAGAAagcactagaaaaaaaaaaattgtgcaccCATGAAGGGAAAATTGAATATATACAGGTGTAATCAGAACGACGACCTCCGCTTTCACAGCCATTAAGTTTCTAAATGTTGAGTCTGGCAATTGAGGATTTTCGATGCTGGGTGGGCTTTAGATTGGATTGAGTGAATTTAGGCTCATATAACGCATTATCATACTGGTTCATTAAGATTGAGTTTTAACATTTTATACAACAAAGATCAGCTGTGATTTACTTCTTATCTAGTTTAAGGAAATTCCAGCTGCAAATATTATCATCCTTTCAGTATCTtttttcttattctgtttgaaAGTTCACGTTTTCTTAGCATCAATTTTCGTCCAATTTGAGAAGATTACGGTAAACACAAGGCTTTATTTAACATATGTAGTTGTCTGTTGTTATATACCTGTGCTCTTCTAATAAACATTTGCTTAACATCTTAATTCATTATACAACATTGTGCTATCAAATTACTTCTGTTCTCACGCATTCAGGATTAATTATATGGTGAGCTTTCTTTCTTGCTAATTTTTTGCGCATTATTATTCAAATCACTTGACTATGCTGGCAGGAGGGTTGATTGTTTCGACTCCTCAAGATGTTGCTTTACTGGATGCTCGCAAAGGGGTTAAAATGTTCTCCAAAGTTAATGTTCCGGTATGATCCTTACTGAGCTTGCTGCTTAAGAGCTTATGTCTCTCTAGAAGTGCTGCTTCATTTTTTAAAGGTTTTTGACATTCTATACttaacccccacccccacccccaccccaaagAAAAGAAGAACGCAAGAGTGGGATCAAATGAGGGGGCGGTGAGACATGATCTGTGACTCTTTTCGGTTAGTTGTGAAGTATATAAATATGAACCCCCGGATAAATTTTGAAAGAGTATGTGGCTCATTATCCTAAGAATTACAACCATTTCAAGGTGGAAATTATTGTCTTAAATAATTTCTGTAAAATCAACAGTGTTATATATGATGTTTAGGTTTGACTGGAATATATATTTCTAGTGCTTTACGCTCCTCTTCATCTTGCTGATGTGGAATCTAATAGAGAACAAAGAAATGTTACATTGATCTAGTTGATGATGACTCCTGTAAATCAGATGAATGTTCAATGTTATCAGAAGCCAAAATCTTCATTTTTGAAACTCCACCTTATCCATGGGCAAAGGAAAGAGTTGAGTGAATTTGATTGTATGGAAAGACTGATATCATGAACCTAAACAAAGGCTCCCTTTCCCCAGAAGCTTTGAAAAAAACAAGAGGGATAACATAAGGACTAATAAAAACGGAGCAGAGTCATAACAATGTTGACACTGTTATTCTTTGAACTGGAACAATGTTGATACTGTGACTTTGAGAAAAATTTCAGACTAACATTAGTAGTTGAAGCTGGATTCAGAAAATTAAATGCCGTTTCATTAATTTTTGTTATCGCTACCAACCTGACGGACGAATAGAAAGGTATTAGAATAGGTGTACATTGAGATATCGTAAAGATGCATGTTGTAGCTTATTGCTTCTATGATATAGTTATAATTAAACAGTTTTACTTACCACAGATATTGGGAATTTTGGAGAATATGAGCTACTTTAAATGCCCAAAATGCAATGAATCATCCTATATCTTTGGTCAAGGAGGAGCTCGTAAAACAGCTGAGGAGATGGGTCTGAAGTTTCTTGGTGAGGTATGTCACTAATTCTCCTTCATTACAAACACTCACGGGCCATTACTATTAGGTGCTGCTGCCCCTCCCCCCACCGACCCCCCAAAAAAATCTTTTCATACGTCTCTATTTGAATTATGCCTACAGAAGCATGCTGTATACACTTCTAGAAATTTTTCAATGAAAGGGTCCTTAGAAATGATCCTATCATATTTTCCCTCCTGCTTCTATGTTTCCCTCCTTTATGGCCATTTCTTTTCTGTTGTCAAAATCTCTATGCATTTTATTGAGATACGATTAAATTATCGATACATTATCTGGAACTTCAATTTTCTCCATAAATGCTGTTTTAATTGATGTGCTTTTCCCTTGGTAGATACCACTTGAGGTGGAGATCAGAAGTGGTTCTGATGAAGGTGTTCCCATTGTTATGTCCAAGCCTGATTCTGTAATCTCTGAAGTATACTGCGATGTGGCTGAAAGAGTTGTCATGAGGCTTGAAGAG
Encoded here:
- the LOC132607894 gene encoding iron-sulfur protein required for NADH dehydrogenase, mitochondrial, with product MNRFLKNFTLGGVREFSMQNARNGNTQSLKIEGIKDIIAVASGKGGVGKSTTAVNLAVSLAKRCQLKVGLLDADIYGPSIPLMMRLQGKPELSNNRKMIPIESYGVKCISIGSLVDEREAIVWRGPMVMKALEQLTRGVDWGILDVLVIDMPPGTGDAHISISQRLQLSGGLIVSTPQDVALLDARKGVKMFSKVNVPILGILENMSYFKCPKCNESSYIFGQGGARKTAEEMGLKFLGEIPLEVEIRSGSDEGVPIVMSKPDSVISEVYCDVAERVVMRLEEVDEEQNFRPDISL